A DNA window from Methanobrevibacter sp. contains the following coding sequences:
- a CDS encoding ArsR family transcriptional regulator, producing MSRINDIEKNEKSYRNVNSSNGRIEIRGNYNDQQGGIDKEDILDVMGCKTRRDIINLLREEPMFVSEISNELAIGQKAIIAHLRAMEDIGILNSSYKKIVRGRPRKYYDLQNEVNIHITINRNTFDVNLSDDMLNTLQLPSGDEWSKLLDIEKRIDDGQLEAIEELKNQIRLYGNLKERAEYILERTLRNR from the coding sequence ATGAGCAGAATTAATGACATTGAAAAAAATGAAAAAAGTTATAGAAATGTCAATTCTTCTAATGGCCGTATAGAAATTAGAGGGAACTATAATGACCAACAAGGAGGGATTGATAAAGAAGACATCCTTGATGTAATGGGTTGTAAGACTAGAAGGGATATTATAAATCTTTTAAGGGAAGAACCTATGTTTGTTAGTGAAATTTCAAATGAATTAGCTATTGGTCAAAAAGCTATTATTGCTCATTTGCGAGCGATGGAAGACATAGGGATATTAAATTCTTCATATAAAAAGATTGTAAGGGGTCGTCCGCGTAAATATTATGATTTGCAAAACGAAGTTAATATTCACATTACCATTAATAGAAATACTTTTGATGTTAACTTGTCAGACGACATGCTTAATACATTACAGCTTCCGTCAGGTGATGAATGGTCTAAATTATTAGACATTGAAAAAAGAATAGATGATGGGCAACTTGAAGCTATTGAAGAGTTGAAAAATCAAATAAGATTATATGGCAATCTTAAAGAAAGAGCGGAATATATTCTTGAGAGAACTCTAAGAAATAGGTAA
- a CDS encoding nucleotide exchange factor GrpE translates to MTDENKGETEVEAQDIQEKYEELLEELTLKDEELNQLKENLEKQEAETQEYISLSQRLQADFENFKKITDKRNSELIKFANEDIIKKFLDCYEDFARALEIENNEDLRDGVELIYNKFKDILTKEGIEEIPAKGEKFDLNKHEAMMVQKSDDVENDYIIEELMKGYMYKDKVLKYSKVIVCKK, encoded by the coding sequence ATGACTGACGAAAATAAAGGCGAAACTGAAGTTGAAGCTCAAGATATTCAAGAAAAATATGAAGAACTTCTTGAAGAATTAACTCTTAAAGACGAAGAGTTAAATCAACTCAAAGAAAATCTTGAAAAGCAAGAAGCTGAAACTCAAGAATACATTTCACTTTCACAAAGACTTCAAGCAGATTTCGAAAACTTCAAAAAAATTACTGATAAAAGAAACAGCGAACTAATTAAGTTTGCAAATGAAGATATAATAAAAAAGTTTCTTGATTGCTATGAAGATTTCGCTAGAGCTTTGGAAATTGAAAATAATGAAGATTTAAGAGATGGTGTAGAACTTATCTATAATAAATTTAAAGACATTTTAACAAAAGAAGGAATCGAAGAAATTCCTGCAAAAGGAGAAAAATTTGATTTGAACAAGCATGAAGCAATGATGGTTCAAAAGTCCGACGATGTTGAAAATGACTATATTATAGAAGAGTTAATGAAAGGCTACATGTACAAAGATAAAGTCCTTAAATATTCAAAAGTTATTGTTTGTAAAAAATAA
- the dnaK gene encoding molecular chaperone DnaK: MSDTKKEKIIGIDLGTSNSAASVLVGGKATPIPSAEGASQYGKSFPSYVAFTDDGQMLVGEPARRQAVTNPENTISAIKRSMGTDQKVTVNGKQYSPQEISAFILQKIKKDAETFLGEPIEKAVITVPAYFDDNQRTATKDAGTIAGLDVVRLVNEPTAASLAYGLDKADDDDMNIMVYDLGGGTLDVTIMEFGGGVFEVKSTSGDTQLGGTDMDNVLIKYLADDFKQQEGIDLMDNDQAVQRLREAAEKAKIELSTTTTTQVNLPFIGMGSDGTPKNLIIDLTRAKLEELVDSIVEKSSKPMQQALDDAKMSKSEIDKIILVGGPTRMPIVQKFVENFIGKKVERGIDPMECVSMGAAIQGGVLAGEIKDIVLLDVTPLSLGIETLGGVSTTLIERNTTIPAKKSQIFSTAADNQPSVDINVLQGERKMAADNTSLGRFQLVGIPPAPRGIPQIEVTFDIDANGIINVTAKDKGTGKEQAITITSSTKLSDEEIEEKIKEAEMNAEADAKRQEEIEIRNNADSLIYTSEKTLEELKDQVSEDEKTKVEDLVKELRELIAGDDLDAIKAKSDELSNIIQEIGAKIYQQAQAEAQAQQQAGADANAGAQDNDDDTIDADYEVKDD; this comes from the coding sequence ATGTCTGATACTAAAAAAGAAAAAATAATCGGAATTGATTTAGGAACAAGTAACTCTGCTGCATCAGTGCTTGTAGGAGGTAAAGCAACTCCTATACCATCAGCAGAAGGAGCAAGCCAATATGGTAAATCATTCCCAAGTTACGTTGCATTTACCGATGATGGTCAAATGTTAGTAGGAGAACCGGCAAGAAGACAAGCTGTAACAAACCCTGAAAATACCATCAGTGCGATTAAAAGAAGTATGGGTACTGATCAAAAAGTTACAGTAAACGGAAAACAATATTCCCCACAAGAAATTTCTGCATTCATCTTGCAAAAAATCAAAAAAGACGCAGAAACATTCTTAGGCGAACCAATTGAAAAAGCCGTAATTACAGTGCCTGCTTACTTTGACGACAACCAAAGGACTGCAACAAAAGACGCAGGAACTATTGCCGGACTTGATGTTGTAAGACTCGTAAACGAACCAACAGCAGCAAGCCTCGCATATGGTCTTGATAAAGCCGATGATGATGATATGAACATCATGGTTTACGATTTAGGTGGAGGTACCTTAGATGTAACCATTATGGAATTCGGTGGAGGAGTATTTGAAGTAAAATCCACTAGCGGAGATACTCAACTTGGTGGTACTGATATGGATAACGTATTAATCAAATACTTGGCTGATGACTTCAAACAGCAAGAAGGTATTGATTTGATGGATAACGACCAAGCAGTACAAAGATTAAGAGAAGCTGCTGAAAAAGCAAAAATCGAATTATCCACTACCACAACTACCCAAGTTAACTTACCATTTATTGGAATGGGCAGTGACGGAACTCCTAAAAACTTAATTATTGACCTTACAAGAGCAAAATTAGAAGAATTAGTCGACAGTATTGTGGAAAAATCCAGCAAACCAATGCAACAAGCATTGGATGATGCTAAAATGAGCAAATCTGAAATTGATAAAATCATTTTAGTTGGTGGACCTACCAGAATGCCAATCGTGCAAAAATTCGTTGAAAACTTCATAGGCAAAAAAGTTGAACGTGGTATTGACCCGATGGAATGTGTATCAATGGGTGCTGCTATTCAAGGAGGAGTATTGGCCGGTGAGATTAAAGACATCGTTCTTTTAGACGTAACTCCATTATCATTAGGTATTGAAACTTTAGGTGGAGTATCAACTACTTTAATTGAAAGAAACACTACCATTCCTGCTAAAAAAAGTCAAATTTTCTCCACAGCTGCAGATAACCAACCATCTGTAGACATTAACGTATTGCAAGGGGAAAGAAAAATGGCTGCAGATAACACTTCACTTGGACGTTTCCAACTTGTAGGAATCCCACCTGCACCAAGAGGCATCCCTCAAATTGAAGTAACATTTGATATTGACGCAAATGGTATTATTAATGTAACTGCTAAAGATAAAGGAACAGGTAAAGAGCAAGCTATTACCATTACTTCCTCAACTAAATTATCCGATGAAGAAATTGAAGAAAAAATCAAAGAAGCAGAAATGAATGCTGAAGCTGATGCTAAAAGACAAGAAGAAATTGAAATTAGAAACAATGCTGATTCATTAATTTATACTTCTGAAAAAACCTTAGAAGAACTTAAAGATCAAGTATCTGAAGACGAAAAAACAAAAGTTGAAGACCTTGTTAAAGAATTAAGAGAACTTATAGCTGGCGATGACCTTGATGCCATTAAAGCAAAGTCTGATGAATTATCAAATATAATTCAAGAAATTGGTGCAAAAATTTACCAACAAGCACAAGCTGAAGCACAAGCACAACAGCAAGCAGGTGCTGATGCTAATGCAGGTGCTCAAGACAACGATGATGACACAATTGATGCAGACTATGAAGTAAAAGATGATTAG
- the dnaJ gene encoding molecular chaperone DnaJ gives MADKRDYYEVLGVDKSADEKTIKKAYRKLARKYHPDVCDRPDAEDKFKEVSEAYAVLSDDEKRQRYDQFGHAGMDGFTAEDFYQNVNFEDIFQGFDIGNIFDMFGFGGGSRSRGGRAGPQRGSDIYTEVPITLEEAFNGCEKEIRITRSELCPTCNGSKSKPGSSPETCKVCGGSGQIKEVSNTFLGQMVNVRPCRECGGSGKIITDPCDECHGRGSIRKTKTIKIEIPEGVDEGNHLRVSGEGNCGEAAGLEGDLIVTVHIKKHKKFVREGHHLYLDQQISFPQAALGDLITIPTIEGKEIEFKVTPGTQSETVYKLRGQGMNSVRHNGRGNLYVTVKVVVPKKLNSKQKDLLKQFSEISGDEIKHVEKGLFDRVKEAMK, from the coding sequence ATGGCAGACAAGCGTGATTACTATGAAGTTCTTGGAGTGGATAAATCTGCTGATGAAAAGACAATAAAAAAAGCTTATCGTAAATTAGCAAGAAAATACCATCCGGATGTTTGTGACAGACCTGATGCAGAAGATAAGTTTAAAGAAGTAAGTGAAGCTTACGCAGTCTTGTCTGATGATGAAAAACGTCAAAGATATGATCAATTCGGCCATGCAGGAATGGATGGATTTACTGCAGAAGACTTCTATCAAAACGTAAACTTCGAAGATATTTTCCAAGGATTCGATATAGGAAACATTTTTGACATGTTTGGTTTTGGTGGAGGTTCACGTTCAAGAGGCGGAAGAGCTGGCCCTCAAAGAGGCTCAGACATCTACACTGAAGTACCAATAACTTTAGAAGAAGCATTCAATGGATGCGAAAAAGAAATAAGAATTACTAGAAGTGAATTATGTCCTACATGTAACGGATCAAAGTCTAAACCCGGATCCTCTCCAGAAACATGTAAAGTATGTGGCGGAAGCGGACAGATTAAAGAAGTCAGCAACACATTTCTTGGACAAATGGTTAATGTAAGACCATGTAGAGAATGTGGAGGCAGTGGAAAAATCATTACTGACCCATGTGATGAATGTCATGGAAGAGGCAGTATTAGAAAAACTAAAACAATCAAAATTGAAATTCCGGAAGGAGTTGATGAAGGAAACCACTTAAGAGTTTCAGGTGAAGGAAACTGTGGTGAAGCAGCAGGTCTGGAAGGAGATTTAATTGTTACAGTGCATATTAAAAAACACAAAAAATTTGTGCGTGAAGGACATCACTTATACCTAGATCAGCAAATTAGTTTCCCTCAGGCGGCACTTGGTGATTTAATTACCATTCCTACTATTGAAGGAAAAGAAATTGAGTTTAAAGTTACACCCGGAACACAAAGTGAAACTGTTTATAAGTTAAGAGGCCAAGGTATGAACTCTGTTAGACATAATGGCAGGGGAAACCTTTATGTAACTGTAAAAGTGGTTGTTCCTAAAAAATTAAATTCAAAACAAAAAGATTTGCTTAAACAGTTCTCTGAAATTAGCGGAGATGAAATTAAACATGTCGAAAAAGGGCTTTTCGACAGAGTAAAAGAAGCAATGAAGTAA